A stretch of Monomorium pharaonis isolate MP-MQ-018 chromosome 7, ASM1337386v2, whole genome shotgun sequence DNA encodes these proteins:
- the LOC105838585 gene encoding vinculin isoform X8, giving the protein MPVFHTKTIESILEPVAQQVSRLVILHEEAEDGNAMPDLERPVQAVSMAVTNLVKVGKETINSSDDALLKQDMPTALQRVEGASRLLEEASAMLKEDPYSGPARKKLIEGSRGILQGTSSLLLCFDESEVRKIIRECKRVLDYLAVTEVIETMEDLVHFLKNLSPCLSKVSREVSAREKELTHQVHREILVRCLEQVKTLAPILICSMKIFIHIISQGGKGADEAAENRNYLSGRMSDELNEIIRVLQLTTYDEEEWDADQLTVLKKAQSAIESRIRAAYDWLDDGLALRGGVGEKSLRQIIEQALRLAERYLPPSQAEPISKLASQIMTMTDALCELRQNEKGTTPQAEGLARSIKEKLNELRGLIATALVAADKSGTTQTAHTVAGRLEQANKWLLNPQNDDKGLGKRAIALIIHEGKKNEQPIANVAEGLPGIHKAEILQLCDEVDNLSHQLADLCAHGQGNTPRAQDIARQLSHKLYELKNRIQQAVVSRVVEDFIDITTPLKQFTDAVLTPVGTPGRDQNFNDKTCVLQTFSNRAAKTARMVAAGGSGGNKKLAEALAASASQVESLTPQLINAGRIRMTYPDSKAADEHFENLRQQYAETMQRTRALCDEATNSGDFIRTSEEQMQKHTFLCEEAIAKALPQKMVDNTASIARLANRVILVAKQESDNSEDPAFIQRVNHATDVLQNSVAPMVQDAKLVAMNIHDNTAVSRWRENNRALLANVGQVRKAIIVQPDLVPPLEMSQLHVNDENPDILYQELASDNELDKSIHDGVYYNYNIDDEVAPPRPPLPGSNIPPPRPPPPETDDEEEMFMHAPQPNQPIMMAAHGLHQEVRQWSSKDNEIIAAAKKMAILMARLSGLVRGEGGNKRDLIACAKAIAEASQEVTRLAKELARECTDKRIRTNLLQVCERIPTIGTQLKILSTVKATMLGAQEILPTWEELMLYGTEEDQEATDMLVGNAQNLMQSVKETVRAAECASIKIRTASGMKLRWVRRQPWYQY; this is encoded by the exons ATGCCTGTCTTCCATACCAAGACTATCGAGAGTATTCTCGAGCCAGTAGCTCAGCAG GTATCGAGACTTGTTATCTTGCATGAAGAAGCTGAAGATGGAAATGCAATGCCTGACTTGGAAAGGCCTGTACAGGCTGTTAGTATGGCTGTTACCAATCTTGTGAAA gttggaaaagaaacaataaattcaTCTGATGATGCTTTACTTAAGCAAGACATGCCAACAGCATTGCAACGTGTTGAAGGTGCTTCTCGTCTTCTGGAAGAAGCATCGGCTATGTTGAAAGAAGATCCATATTCCGGACCTGCTAG AAAAAAGCTTATAGAAGGCTCACGCGGCATTTTACAAGGCACCAGTTCCTTACTTCTTTGTTTTGACGAAAGCGAGGTGCGAAAGATCATACGAGAATGCAAACGTGTATTAGATTATTTGGCTGTTACCGAAGTAATCGAAACAATGGAAGATCTagtacattttcttaaaaatttaagtccTTGCCTTAGCAAAGTATCGAGAGAAGTGAGTGCTCGTGAAAAAGAATTAACGCATCAAGTACATCGGGAGATATTGGTGCGCTGCTTAGAGCAG GTGAAAACTCTCGCTCCAATTCTAATTTGTTCCATGAAGATTTTTATCCACATTATTTCTCAAGGTGGGAAGGGTGCAGATGAGGCAGCAGAAAATCGCAATTATTTATCTGGGAGAATGTCTGACGAGTTGAATGAGATTATTCGAGTGTTACAATTGACGACATACGACGAAGAAGAATGGGATGCTGATCAATTAACT gtACTGAAGAAAGCTCAAAGCGCTATAGAATCTAGGATACGAGCGGCTTACGATTGGCTGGATGACGGGTTGGCGCTAAGGGGTGGCGTTGGTGAGAAAAGTCTGCGCCAAATAATAGAACAAGCATTACGTTTGGCGGAACGTTACTTGCCTCCGTCGCAAGCAGAACCCATATCTAAATTGGCCTCTCAAATTATGACTATGACTGACGCTCTTTGCGAATTGCGTCAAAACGAAAAAG GCACTACACCCCAAGCGGAAGGCTTAGCACGCAGTATTAAAGAGAAATTGAATGAACTCCGTGGCTTGATAGCGACTGCTTTGGTAGCAGCCGATAAATCGGGAACTACACAAACGGCACACACGGTAGCAGGTCGACTAGAACAAGCGAATAAATGGCTTCTGAATCCACAGAACGATGACAAGGGACTCGGTAAAAGGGCTATAGCTTTAATAATACACGAGGGAAAAAAG AATGAGCAACCTATAGCAAAT GTAGCCGAGGGCTTGCCAGGTATACACAAAGCGGAGATTTTACAATTGTGCGACGAAGTAGATAACTTGTCTCATCAGCTCGCTGACCTCTGCGCCCATGGCCAAGGCAACACCCCACGGGCTCAGGACATTGCACGGCAGCTATCTCACAAGCTCTACGAGTTAAAGAACAGAATACAACAGGCTGTTGTGTCTCGCGTTGTCGAGGACTTTATTGATATCACTACAcctttaaaacaatttacgGACGCTGTTTTAACTCCCGTGGGCACGCCTGGACGGGATCAAAACTTCAATGACAAGACGTGCGTGCTGCAGACATTTTCAAACAGAGCGGCGAAGACTGCTAGAATGGTTGCAGCTGGCG GAAGTGGAGGAAATAAGAAGTTAGCCGAAGCTTTAGCCGCTAGTGCTTCGCAAGTGGAATCCTTGACACCGCAACTGATCAATGCCGGAAGAATTCGTATGACTTATCCAGATAGTAAAGCCGCGGATGAGCATTTCGAAAATTTGCGGCAGCAGTACGCAGAGACGATGCAACGGACACGAGCATTGTGCGACGAGGCGACCAATAGCGGCGATTTTATCAGAACGTCCGAAGAACAGATGCAGAAGCATACGTTTCTTTGCGAGGAAGCGATTGCTAAAGCTCTACCGCAAAAGATGGTCGATAACACAGCGTCTATCGCACGTCTTGCGAATCGAGTCATACTCGTAGCGAAACAAGAAAGTGACAACAGCGAAGATCCTGCCTTTATACAACGAGTAAATCATGCTACTGATGTTCTTCAAAATA GCGTTGCTCCAATGGTTCAAGATGCAAAACTGGTAGCAATGAATATTCATGATAATACTGCGGTATCACGCTGGAGAGAAAATAATCGCGCA TTGTTAGCTAATGTTGGACAAGTTCGTAAAGCTATTATAGTCCAGCCAGATTTGGTGCCACCTCTAGAAATGTCACAGTTACATGTTAATGATg AGAATCCCGATATTTTGTATCAAGAATTGGCTTCTGACAACGAATTAGACAAATCGATTCATGACGGAg tttactataattataatattgatgatg AAGTGGCACCACCTCGTCCACCTTTGCCTGGAAGCAATATCCCACCTCCGAGACCTCCACCTCCTGAGACAGATGATGAGGAAGAAATGTTTATGCATGCTCCTCAACCTAATCAACCAATAATG ATGGCTGCTCACGGCTTACATCAAGAAGTACGACAATGGTCTAGCAAGGACAATGAAATTATCGCCGCAGCAAAGAAAATGGCTATTTTAATGGCCAGACTATCAGGACTAGTTAGAGGTGAAGGTGGTAACAAACGAGATCTCATTGCATGTGCCAAAGCTATTGCTGAAGCTTCTCAGGAAGTTACTCGTCTCGCTAAAGAACTCGCTAGGGAATGTACTGATAAACGCATTCGAACG aatCTTCTTCAAGTTTGTGAGCGTATACCTACTATTGGAACTCAATTGAAGATACTGTCTACAGTAAAAGCCACTATGCTTGGCGCTCAAG aGATACTTCCGACCTGGGAAGAGCTGATGCTTTATG
- the LOC105838585 gene encoding vinculin isoform X10: protein MPVFHTKTIESILEPVAQQVSRLVILHEEAEDGNAMPDLERPVQAVSMAVTNLVKVGKETINSSDDALLKQDMPTALQRVEGASRLLEEASAMLKEDPYSGPARKKLIEGSRGILQGTSSLLLCFDESEVRKIIRECKRVLDYLAVTEVIETMEDLVHFLKNLSPCLSKVSREVSAREKELTHQVHREILVRCLEQVKTLAPILICSMKIFIHIISQGGKGADEAAENRNYLSGRMSDELNEIIRVLQLTTYDEEEWDADQLTVLKKAQSAIESRIRAAYDWLDDGLALRGGVGEKSLRQIIEQALRLAERYLPPSQAEPISKLASQIMTMTDALCELRQNEKGTTPQAEGLARSIKEKLNELRGLIATALVAADKSGTTQTAHTVAGRLEQANKWLLNPQNDDKGLGKRAIALIIHEGKKNEQPIANVAEGLPGIHKAEILQLCDEVDNLSHQLADLCAHGQGNTPRAQDIARQLSHKLYELKNRIQQAVVSRVVEDFIDITTPLKQFTDAVLTPVGTPGRDQNFNDKTCVLQTFSNRAAKTARMVAAGGSGGNKKLAEALAASASQVESLTPQLINAGRIRMTYPDSKAADEHFENLRQQYAETMQRTRALCDEATNSGDFIRTSEEQMQKHTFLCEEAIAKALPQKMVDNTASIARLANRVILVAKQESDNSEDPAFIQRVNHATDVLQNSVAPMVQDAKLVAMNIHDNTAVSRWRENNRALLANVGQVRKAIIVQPDLVPPLEMSQLHVNDENPDILYQELASDNELDKSIHDGEVAPPRPPLPGSNIPPPRPPPPETDDEEEMFMHAPQPNQPIMMAAHGLHQEVRQWSSKDNEIIAAAKKMAILMARLSGLVRGEGGNKRDLIACAKAIAEASQEVTRLAKELARECTDKRIRTNLLQVCERIPTIGTQLKILSTVKATMLGAQEILPTWEELMLYGTEEDQEATDMLVGNAQNLMQSVKETVRAAECASIKIRTASGMKLRWVRRQPWYQY, encoded by the exons ATGCCTGTCTTCCATACCAAGACTATCGAGAGTATTCTCGAGCCAGTAGCTCAGCAG GTATCGAGACTTGTTATCTTGCATGAAGAAGCTGAAGATGGAAATGCAATGCCTGACTTGGAAAGGCCTGTACAGGCTGTTAGTATGGCTGTTACCAATCTTGTGAAA gttggaaaagaaacaataaattcaTCTGATGATGCTTTACTTAAGCAAGACATGCCAACAGCATTGCAACGTGTTGAAGGTGCTTCTCGTCTTCTGGAAGAAGCATCGGCTATGTTGAAAGAAGATCCATATTCCGGACCTGCTAG AAAAAAGCTTATAGAAGGCTCACGCGGCATTTTACAAGGCACCAGTTCCTTACTTCTTTGTTTTGACGAAAGCGAGGTGCGAAAGATCATACGAGAATGCAAACGTGTATTAGATTATTTGGCTGTTACCGAAGTAATCGAAACAATGGAAGATCTagtacattttcttaaaaatttaagtccTTGCCTTAGCAAAGTATCGAGAGAAGTGAGTGCTCGTGAAAAAGAATTAACGCATCAAGTACATCGGGAGATATTGGTGCGCTGCTTAGAGCAG GTGAAAACTCTCGCTCCAATTCTAATTTGTTCCATGAAGATTTTTATCCACATTATTTCTCAAGGTGGGAAGGGTGCAGATGAGGCAGCAGAAAATCGCAATTATTTATCTGGGAGAATGTCTGACGAGTTGAATGAGATTATTCGAGTGTTACAATTGACGACATACGACGAAGAAGAATGGGATGCTGATCAATTAACT gtACTGAAGAAAGCTCAAAGCGCTATAGAATCTAGGATACGAGCGGCTTACGATTGGCTGGATGACGGGTTGGCGCTAAGGGGTGGCGTTGGTGAGAAAAGTCTGCGCCAAATAATAGAACAAGCATTACGTTTGGCGGAACGTTACTTGCCTCCGTCGCAAGCAGAACCCATATCTAAATTGGCCTCTCAAATTATGACTATGACTGACGCTCTTTGCGAATTGCGTCAAAACGAAAAAG GCACTACACCCCAAGCGGAAGGCTTAGCACGCAGTATTAAAGAGAAATTGAATGAACTCCGTGGCTTGATAGCGACTGCTTTGGTAGCAGCCGATAAATCGGGAACTACACAAACGGCACACACGGTAGCAGGTCGACTAGAACAAGCGAATAAATGGCTTCTGAATCCACAGAACGATGACAAGGGACTCGGTAAAAGGGCTATAGCTTTAATAATACACGAGGGAAAAAAG AATGAGCAACCTATAGCAAAT GTAGCCGAGGGCTTGCCAGGTATACACAAAGCGGAGATTTTACAATTGTGCGACGAAGTAGATAACTTGTCTCATCAGCTCGCTGACCTCTGCGCCCATGGCCAAGGCAACACCCCACGGGCTCAGGACATTGCACGGCAGCTATCTCACAAGCTCTACGAGTTAAAGAACAGAATACAACAGGCTGTTGTGTCTCGCGTTGTCGAGGACTTTATTGATATCACTACAcctttaaaacaatttacgGACGCTGTTTTAACTCCCGTGGGCACGCCTGGACGGGATCAAAACTTCAATGACAAGACGTGCGTGCTGCAGACATTTTCAAACAGAGCGGCGAAGACTGCTAGAATGGTTGCAGCTGGCG GAAGTGGAGGAAATAAGAAGTTAGCCGAAGCTTTAGCCGCTAGTGCTTCGCAAGTGGAATCCTTGACACCGCAACTGATCAATGCCGGAAGAATTCGTATGACTTATCCAGATAGTAAAGCCGCGGATGAGCATTTCGAAAATTTGCGGCAGCAGTACGCAGAGACGATGCAACGGACACGAGCATTGTGCGACGAGGCGACCAATAGCGGCGATTTTATCAGAACGTCCGAAGAACAGATGCAGAAGCATACGTTTCTTTGCGAGGAAGCGATTGCTAAAGCTCTACCGCAAAAGATGGTCGATAACACAGCGTCTATCGCACGTCTTGCGAATCGAGTCATACTCGTAGCGAAACAAGAAAGTGACAACAGCGAAGATCCTGCCTTTATACAACGAGTAAATCATGCTACTGATGTTCTTCAAAATA GCGTTGCTCCAATGGTTCAAGATGCAAAACTGGTAGCAATGAATATTCATGATAATACTGCGGTATCACGCTGGAGAGAAAATAATCGCGCA TTGTTAGCTAATGTTGGACAAGTTCGTAAAGCTATTATAGTCCAGCCAGATTTGGTGCCACCTCTAGAAATGTCACAGTTACATGTTAATGATg AGAATCCCGATATTTTGTATCAAGAATTGGCTTCTGACAACGAATTAGACAAATCGATTCATGACGGAg AAGTGGCACCACCTCGTCCACCTTTGCCTGGAAGCAATATCCCACCTCCGAGACCTCCACCTCCTGAGACAGATGATGAGGAAGAAATGTTTATGCATGCTCCTCAACCTAATCAACCAATAATG ATGGCTGCTCACGGCTTACATCAAGAAGTACGACAATGGTCTAGCAAGGACAATGAAATTATCGCCGCAGCAAAGAAAATGGCTATTTTAATGGCCAGACTATCAGGACTAGTTAGAGGTGAAGGTGGTAACAAACGAGATCTCATTGCATGTGCCAAAGCTATTGCTGAAGCTTCTCAGGAAGTTACTCGTCTCGCTAAAGAACTCGCTAGGGAATGTACTGATAAACGCATTCGAACG aatCTTCTTCAAGTTTGTGAGCGTATACCTACTATTGGAACTCAATTGAAGATACTGTCTACAGTAAAAGCCACTATGCTTGGCGCTCAAG aGATACTTCCGACCTGGGAAGAGCTGATGCTTTATG
- the LOC105838585 gene encoding vinculin isoform X1, with the protein MPVFHTKTIESILEPVAQQVSRLVILHEEAEDGNAMPDLERPVQAVSMAVTNLVKVGKETINSSDDALLKQDMPTALQRVEGASRLLEEASAMLKEDPYSGPARKKLIEGSRGILQGTSSLLLCFDESEVRKIIRECKRVLDYLAVTEVIETMEDLVHFLKNLSPCLSKVSREVSAREKELTHQVHREILVRCLEQVKTLAPILICSMKIFIHIISQGGKGADEAAENRNYLSGRMSDELNEIIRVLQLTTYDEEEWDADQLTVLKKAQSAIESRIRAAYDWLDDGLALRGGVGEKSLRQIIEQALRLAERYLPPSQAEPISKLASQIMTMTDALCELRQNEKGTTPQAEGLARSIKEKLNELRGLIATALVAADKSGTTQTAHTVAGRLEQANKWLLNPQNDDKGLGKRAIALIIHEGKKNEQPIANVAEGLPGIHKAEILQLCDEVDNLSHQLADLCAHGQGNTPRAQDIARQLSHKLYELKNRIQQAVVSRVVEDFIDITTPLKQFTDAVLTPVGTPGRDQNFNDKTCVLQTFSNRAAKTARMVAAGGSGGNKKLAEALAASASQVESLTPQLINAGRIRMTYPDSKAADEHFENLRQQYAETMQRTRALCDEATNSGDFIRTSEEQMQKHTFLCEEAIAKALPQKMVDNTASIARLANRVILVAKQESDNSEDPAFIQRVNHATDVLQNSVAPMVQDAKLVAMNIHDNTAVSRWRENNRALLANVGQVRKAIIVQPDLVPPLEMSQLHVNDDQLPIRYNYSKIKVENPDILYQELASDNELDKSIHDGVYYNYNIDDEVAPPRPPLPGSNIPPPRPPPPETDDEEEMFMHAPQPNQPIMMAAHGLHQEVRQWSSKDNEIIAAAKKMAILMARLSGLVRGEGGNKRDLIACAKAIAEASQEVTRLAKELARECTDKRIRTNLLQVCERIPTIGTQLKILSTVKATMLGAQEILPTWEELMLYGTEEDQEATDMLVGNAQNLMQSVKETVRAAECASIKIRTASGMKLRWVRRQPWYQY; encoded by the exons ATGCCTGTCTTCCATACCAAGACTATCGAGAGTATTCTCGAGCCAGTAGCTCAGCAG GTATCGAGACTTGTTATCTTGCATGAAGAAGCTGAAGATGGAAATGCAATGCCTGACTTGGAAAGGCCTGTACAGGCTGTTAGTATGGCTGTTACCAATCTTGTGAAA gttggaaaagaaacaataaattcaTCTGATGATGCTTTACTTAAGCAAGACATGCCAACAGCATTGCAACGTGTTGAAGGTGCTTCTCGTCTTCTGGAAGAAGCATCGGCTATGTTGAAAGAAGATCCATATTCCGGACCTGCTAG AAAAAAGCTTATAGAAGGCTCACGCGGCATTTTACAAGGCACCAGTTCCTTACTTCTTTGTTTTGACGAAAGCGAGGTGCGAAAGATCATACGAGAATGCAAACGTGTATTAGATTATTTGGCTGTTACCGAAGTAATCGAAACAATGGAAGATCTagtacattttcttaaaaatttaagtccTTGCCTTAGCAAAGTATCGAGAGAAGTGAGTGCTCGTGAAAAAGAATTAACGCATCAAGTACATCGGGAGATATTGGTGCGCTGCTTAGAGCAG GTGAAAACTCTCGCTCCAATTCTAATTTGTTCCATGAAGATTTTTATCCACATTATTTCTCAAGGTGGGAAGGGTGCAGATGAGGCAGCAGAAAATCGCAATTATTTATCTGGGAGAATGTCTGACGAGTTGAATGAGATTATTCGAGTGTTACAATTGACGACATACGACGAAGAAGAATGGGATGCTGATCAATTAACT gtACTGAAGAAAGCTCAAAGCGCTATAGAATCTAGGATACGAGCGGCTTACGATTGGCTGGATGACGGGTTGGCGCTAAGGGGTGGCGTTGGTGAGAAAAGTCTGCGCCAAATAATAGAACAAGCATTACGTTTGGCGGAACGTTACTTGCCTCCGTCGCAAGCAGAACCCATATCTAAATTGGCCTCTCAAATTATGACTATGACTGACGCTCTTTGCGAATTGCGTCAAAACGAAAAAG GCACTACACCCCAAGCGGAAGGCTTAGCACGCAGTATTAAAGAGAAATTGAATGAACTCCGTGGCTTGATAGCGACTGCTTTGGTAGCAGCCGATAAATCGGGAACTACACAAACGGCACACACGGTAGCAGGTCGACTAGAACAAGCGAATAAATGGCTTCTGAATCCACAGAACGATGACAAGGGACTCGGTAAAAGGGCTATAGCTTTAATAATACACGAGGGAAAAAAG AATGAGCAACCTATAGCAAAT GTAGCCGAGGGCTTGCCAGGTATACACAAAGCGGAGATTTTACAATTGTGCGACGAAGTAGATAACTTGTCTCATCAGCTCGCTGACCTCTGCGCCCATGGCCAAGGCAACACCCCACGGGCTCAGGACATTGCACGGCAGCTATCTCACAAGCTCTACGAGTTAAAGAACAGAATACAACAGGCTGTTGTGTCTCGCGTTGTCGAGGACTTTATTGATATCACTACAcctttaaaacaatttacgGACGCTGTTTTAACTCCCGTGGGCACGCCTGGACGGGATCAAAACTTCAATGACAAGACGTGCGTGCTGCAGACATTTTCAAACAGAGCGGCGAAGACTGCTAGAATGGTTGCAGCTGGCG GAAGTGGAGGAAATAAGAAGTTAGCCGAAGCTTTAGCCGCTAGTGCTTCGCAAGTGGAATCCTTGACACCGCAACTGATCAATGCCGGAAGAATTCGTATGACTTATCCAGATAGTAAAGCCGCGGATGAGCATTTCGAAAATTTGCGGCAGCAGTACGCAGAGACGATGCAACGGACACGAGCATTGTGCGACGAGGCGACCAATAGCGGCGATTTTATCAGAACGTCCGAAGAACAGATGCAGAAGCATACGTTTCTTTGCGAGGAAGCGATTGCTAAAGCTCTACCGCAAAAGATGGTCGATAACACAGCGTCTATCGCACGTCTTGCGAATCGAGTCATACTCGTAGCGAAACAAGAAAGTGACAACAGCGAAGATCCTGCCTTTATACAACGAGTAAATCATGCTACTGATGTTCTTCAAAATA GCGTTGCTCCAATGGTTCAAGATGCAAAACTGGTAGCAATGAATATTCATGATAATACTGCGGTATCACGCTGGAGAGAAAATAATCGCGCA TTGTTAGCTAATGTTGGACAAGTTCGTAAAGCTATTATAGTCCAGCCAGATTTGGTGCCACCTCTAGAAATGTCACAGTTACATGTTAATGATg ATCAATTACCAATCcgatataattattctaaaattaaag TAGAGAATCCCGATATTTTGTATCAAGAATTGGCTTCTGACAACGAATTAGACAAATCGATTCATGACGGAg tttactataattataatattgatgatg AAGTGGCACCACCTCGTCCACCTTTGCCTGGAAGCAATATCCCACCTCCGAGACCTCCACCTCCTGAGACAGATGATGAGGAAGAAATGTTTATGCATGCTCCTCAACCTAATCAACCAATAATG ATGGCTGCTCACGGCTTACATCAAGAAGTACGACAATGGTCTAGCAAGGACAATGAAATTATCGCCGCAGCAAAGAAAATGGCTATTTTAATGGCCAGACTATCAGGACTAGTTAGAGGTGAAGGTGGTAACAAACGAGATCTCATTGCATGTGCCAAAGCTATTGCTGAAGCTTCTCAGGAAGTTACTCGTCTCGCTAAAGAACTCGCTAGGGAATGTACTGATAAACGCATTCGAACG aatCTTCTTCAAGTTTGTGAGCGTATACCTACTATTGGAACTCAATTGAAGATACTGTCTACAGTAAAAGCCACTATGCTTGGCGCTCAAG aGATACTTCCGACCTGGGAAGAGCTGATGCTTTATG